The Candidatus Effluviviaceae Genus V sp. genome contains the following window.
TGGTGTCGATGCTCGACACGGTGTTCATCCGCTCGAGAGACAGGCCGATGCCGCCGACGACGGGAAGGCTCCCGCCGGTGTAGCCGGTTCCGGCGCCCCGCGGGACGACCGGCACGTCCGCCTCCCGGGCCGCGCGGAGCACGTCCGCGACCTCTACGGACGACTCGGGCCAGGCGACGGCGTCCGGCAGCGCCCGGACGTCGGTCGCGTCATACGAGTAGCAGATGCGGTCCTCGATGGCGGTCGATACCGAGACCCCGGACACGCGAGAGAGCCTCTCCGCGAAGCCGTCCGGCAATCGGGTGGAGCCGAAGCCTCTGCGCTCCGACACTCTCATCGGGAACCGCCCCGGTCGCGCCGACGCGCCAGTTCATCGAAGACATTGGGGGGGACAAGTCCGGAAACGTCGCCGCCGAGCGTGAAGACCTCCTTGACGATCGTGGAGTTCAGGTAGGTGTAGCGCTCGCTCGGCATGAGAAAGACCGTCTCGATCTCCGCAGCAAGCCGCCGGTTCATGAGAGCCATCTGGAACTCGTACTCGAAGTCCGACACCTCTCTCAGGCCCCTGAGGATCGCTGCCGCACCGACATCCCGGACCGTGCTGACGAGCAGTCCTTCGAACGAGATCACTGTCACGTTCCCGAGGTCCTCGACGGCCCCCTCGATCAGCTCCACGCGCTCGCCGGCGGTGAACATCGGGTCCTTGTCCCTGGCGGTCCCGACGGCCACGACAATCCTGTCGAAGAGCCTGAGCGCGCGCCTGATCAGGTCGAGATGACCGTTCGTTATCGGGTCGAACGTCCCGGGGTAGATGGCGGTTCTCACTGGCCCTCCCTCGGTTCGTGTTCACCTGCAGACCGGTAGATATCGACCTCAGTCGAGCCGTAGCCTCTGCGGCGCACCAGTTCGAGTCGAGAGGATGCGTCGTCCTGAGCGCCGTCCGCATCCGTCCCGCGGGCCCGTTCCACAACGACGACACCACGGGGCGCGACGAGCGGTCCGATGCAACGAAGCGCCCGTTCGGCGTGGCCGCTCGAGTAAGGAGGGTCGACGAAGACGACGTCGAACGGCGCCGTCGGAACTCTCCGCTCCCTGACGAGTCTGAGGGCGTCCCCGCGGATCACGAGGGACCTCCCGCGGAGGCCCAGGCTCTCGATGTTGTCCTCGAGGACGCGGAGCACCTTCCCGCTCTGCTCGATGAAGGTCGCCTCACGCGCGCCGCGCGACAGGGCCTCGATCCCCAGACTCCCCGAGCCCGCGAAGAGATCGAGCACGTTGGCGCCGGGAAGGTCGGGTTCGAGCATCCCGAAGAGCGACTCCCGCACGCGATCGTACGTCGGCCTCGCCGTGGTCCCGGGTGGCGCGGCGATCGACCGCCCCTTCAGCTCTCCGGCGATCACGCGCACGCGTTCCTCCGTCACTGGACGTTCACCGGGATCTCCGTAACCGGGCGTCGGACGGCGTCTCGGTCAGGACGCCTCGTCCTCGTCCATGCCGTACCGCTGCAGCTTCCGGTAGAGCGTCGAGGGGTTGATCCCCAGGATCTCGGCTGCCTGCTTCTTTTTCCACCCCGTCTCGTCGAGGGTCTGCAGAAGGTACTTCCGCTCGAGTTCCTCTAGCGTGATGCCCGACACACCGAGGTCGCCGCCGCCGGTCACCGCCTCGCCGCGCGCTCTCTTCCGCAGGTTCTCAGGGAAGATCGACACGTTGAGGCTCTCGGCCGTGATCGTGTCCCTGTCGGCCAGGATGACGGCTCGCTCGATGATGTTCTCGAGCTCACGGACGTTCCCCGGCCACTCATACTGCGTGAGGATCTCCATCGCCCGCTCGTCGACCTTCATCTCGCCACCGGTGATCCGTTCGAGGATGTGCTTAACGAGGAGCGGCACGTCGTCCCGACGCTCGCGGAGCGGCGGGATGCGGATCGGAATGACGTTGAGGCGGTAGTAGAGGTCCGCTCGGAAGGTGCCCTCCTTGATGCGCGTCTCCAGATCTGCGTTCGTGGCCGCGATCACGCGAACGTCGACCTGCGTCGGCTTGGTGCCGCCGACCGGAACGACCTCGCGCTCCTGCAGCACGCGTAGCAGCTTGACCTGAATGGCCGGGGAGGTCTCACTGACCTCATCGAGGAAGAAGGTCCCCCCGTCCGCCACGACGAAGAGGCCCCGCTTGTCGCGGATGGCGCCGGTGAACGATCCCT
Protein-coding sequences here:
- a CDS encoding response regulator — its product is MPQGRILVVDDEDSIREYLSMMLEREGYVCDATKDGKKALKLQSKDAYDVVITDIQLPGMSGIDILEKLRDKDPSIPVIIITGHASQESAIEALNLGAFYYLLKPVSNEELKQVVRNALEMRRLRDEKSDLERALHVSGEKKMIGESENMTSVFDLIDRVARTSSTVLLHGESGTGKELVARAIHARSARSDGRFVTINCGALPETLLESELFGHVKGSFTGAIRDKRGLFVVADGGTFFLDEVSETSPAIQVKLLRVLQEREVVPVGGTKPTQVDVRVIAATNADLETRIKEGTFRADLYYRLNVIPIRIPPLRERRDDVPLLVKHILERITGGEMKVDERAMEILTQYEWPGNVRELENIIERAVILADRDTITAESLNVSIFPENLRKRARGEAVTGGGDLGVSGITLEELERKYLLQTLDETGWKKKQAAEILGINPSTLYRKLQRYGMDEDEAS
- the coaD gene encoding pantetheine-phosphate adenylyltransferase, whose amino-acid sequence is MRTAIYPGTFDPITNGHLDLIRRALRLFDRIVVAVGTARDKDPMFTAGERVELIEGAVEDLGNVTVISFEGLLVSTVRDVGAAAILRGLREVSDFEYEFQMALMNRRLAAEIETVFLMPSERYTYLNSTIVKEVFTLGGDVSGLVPPNVFDELARRRDRGGSR
- the rsmD gene encoding 16S rRNA (guanine(966)-N(2))-methyltransferase RsmD; translation: MTEERVRVIAGELKGRSIAAPPGTTARPTYDRVRESLFGMLEPDLPGANVLDLFAGSGSLGIEALSRGAREATFIEQSGKVLRVLEDNIESLGLRGRSLVIRGDALRLVRERRVPTAPFDVVFVDPPYSSGHAERALRCIGPLVAPRGVVVVERARGTDADGAQDDASSRLELVRRRGYGSTEVDIYRSAGEHEPREGQ